A single window of Corythoichthys intestinalis isolate RoL2023-P3 chromosome 21, ASM3026506v1, whole genome shotgun sequence DNA harbors:
- the LOC130909906 gene encoding uncharacterized protein LOC130909906, whose translation MASETTTQAPPYGSTATPNTSRASPTNVLPNTSTASPTNVLDRIAAADLISTANHVYAFLAAAALMASCFLIYHFVRTYGAQRRAAWPDRLLWAFSCIQLLLVLFSFYNVAHRPHSLRTTPLSCATLAFVINLTSLCGLLILALIAYLLALDPPLDFLLRRPGVSAALLVPTATLISLILAGIRGPRDSLQRETDCFMDPVQAGVSYAVAKLCLAFLAPYILQIAIVLSGCAKERNSKGRFLLGKKESSMYLSVNAVLFFCHLFYNVALVRAARQQTRGELSHRERAFISIAELVFFAGSGVSLLLVLITSKPSREKLSGLFGLIVNCCPRVHKHAQPNRNIITPHIEITDTLQDIES comes from the exons atg GCCAGTGAAACCACCACACAAGCTCCGCCATACGGCTCCACTGCGACCCCCAACACCTCCAGGGCGTCGCCGACCAATGTACTGCCCAACACCTCCACGGCGTCGCCGACCAATGTACTTGATCGCATCGCTGCCGCCGACCTGATTTCCACAGCCAACCACGTCTACGCCTTTTTAGCCGCCGCCGCCTTAATGGCTAGCTGCTTTCTGATCTACCACTTTGTGCGCACTTATGGGGCGCAACGCCGCGCGGCCTGGCCGGACCGACTTCTCTGGGCCTTCTCCTGCATCCAGCTCCTGCTGGTACTCTTCTCCTTCTACAACGTGGCGCACCGTCCTCACAGTTTGCGTACGACGCCATTGAGCTGCGCCACGTTGGCTTTCGTCATCAACTTGACGTCACTCTGCGGCTTGCTAATTTTAGCGCTAATCGCTTATCTTCTGGCGCTAGACCCGCCGTTGGACTTCCTCTTGAGGAGGCCCGGTGTTTCCGCGGCGCTATTGGTCCCGACGGCGACTTTGATTTCTCTCATTTTAGCCGGTATTCGAGGACCGCGTGACAGTCTTCAACGGGAAACTGACTGTTTTATGGATCCGGTTCAAGCTGGAGTTTCGTACGCCGTCGCTAAGCTGTGCTTGGCTTTTCTGGCGCCTTACATTCTACAAATAGCGATTGTGCTAAGTGGCTGCGCGAAAGAACGAAACTCAAAGGGAAGGTTTCTCTTGGGTAAAAAGGAAAGTTCGATGTACCTATCGGTGAACGCCGTGCTCTTCTTCTGCCATCTTTTTTACAACGTGGCGCTGGTGAGAGCGGCGCGACAGCAAACGCGAGGCGAGCTGAGCCACCGGGAACGAGCGTTTATTAGCATTGCCGAGCTTGTTTTCTTCGCAGGGAGCGGCGTCAGCCTGCTGCTCGTGCTCATCACGAGCAAACCAAGTCGGGAGAAGCTAAGCGGACTATTCGGTTTGATTGTGAACTGCTGCCCGAGAGTGCACAAACACGCTCAGCCCAACAGGAACATCATCACGCCGCACATCGAGATTACGGACACGTTGCAAGATATCGAATCATGA